In the Triticum urartu cultivar G1812 unplaced genomic scaffold, Tu2.1 TuUngrouped_contig_5860, whole genome shotgun sequence genome, TTATTTCCGGTAGTATGATGTTCCGTAAAAAGTCTCTACAGGAGATGGTATAACACATGCATGAACACAATGGGCATGAACATAGTGCCAGAAGCTGAGAGACAAAAAATGTTCGACCCAAACAAAGAAGAACACAAGTAAACTCAACGACTAGAGAAACTATCCAATTAACAACCGAACTACCAACATCTTCAAATCCAGCACCGAGGATGCCACGAGCAAAACAAGGCAACGCCTTCACGAAGGAAAATGACACCGATACGCCGTCGTCATCCATTCCGGAAAACCGGACCTAGGGGTCCCCTGAAGCTCGAAGAGGGGCGTAGATAATGGCCATGGCAGCGTCTCAGAGAAGGAGACGACACCCGCGGGTGTCGCCGCTGCCAGCATGAGCTGCAGGGATATCGCCCTAGCCAAATTCTGAAGAATCCCAAGCCGTTGGGGCATAGATCGGATGTGAGGGGGTCGGGGCTAGGCCGGAGTACAGATCGGATGCGAGGACGATGTTGCGTGACTGAATGCAGTAAAAGGTGGTGGGGATGCGATGGTGGCCGGAACCCGGATGAGCCATGATCTGGGAGGGAATGTAGATCCAGGTCACCGGGAGCGATGCAGCAGGGACACCGGCATACCCAAGGAGCTGTAAGGGGACGCAACTCCCAAATCGTACCGAAGAGGAAAAAGCGTCGCGATGGACGGCCAACCAAGGTACCGGTTAAAAATAACAATTCCTCCATCTGGAATTACTTGTCGCCAATTATTGAGACGTATTTTTAGTTCTTCATACATTCATTTCTATCTATTTCAATGACAGGTAATTCAAGGCGTAGGGAGTATATATAATATTTGAGGGACAAAGATTTATTCCTCCTATTTTCGTGTGTCACCCCTCCTCGCAGCACACatacacctctctctctctctctctctctctctctctctctctctctcgggtGGGAGAGAGCCTTGAGCTGCGCCGCGAGGAAGAAGTTGTGATCGTTGCCTGTGCGCGCGCAGCTCAACCGGTGCGCCATGGCCTTGTCCCCAACTCCTCCTCTTCCAATGGCAATTCGGATGCGGCGGTGGAGGGAATACTCCGACCAAAGCACCTCCCCGCACCGACGAAGCATCGTCCGAGATGTGAAATCATGAATAAAAAGATTGCTCGCGTAGTTTTGTGGGGAATAGctttgaggaagaagaagatgctttgAGATTGGTCATGACACGTGGCTTCATCCTGGTTGGGTCTCACATGATGGAAGGAAAGACCCTGTCATATAAGATTTTTTTCCACGGGAAGCTAGATGTGTGGTGGCACCAGTGTGCGCGGTGCTAGCTCGTTTGCCCACCAGTGGCTTGTTAGGCCGATATGATAACCAAGCTTCATTCCGAGATTGGCGAAGAAGGTGAGCGGCGTTATCGATGGCAATGAACTACAAGCCGTGCCACGAGAGGAGTCTAGATTCGATCTCTCCACCTTCTGCAGTTCTTTTCTGATAAATTCTTTGTTCAATTTCATGCATGATTTTAGTTTGATTTTGGTGAGGTTCACCAATCTGGACAATAGTATTTGTTTGATCTGGAGAAGTCCATGTCCAGAACATACAAAAGCACCACTGCAACGACGGGTCTTTTTTTTTTAGGGTGCAACGACGGGTCTCCAACGTACAGTTTGGTTGTACTTTTGTTGTTTTGGGATATTTCTGAAATTTCATTTTGGTTCTACAAATTCAGTCCGAGTTCATGGTGAAATGTCTCTCGAATGTCATTGAAGTAGTTCTGAAAATACACTGAGACAACTTGTATTCTAACTCTGGAGGCAATTTGGACGACGGATTATTGCACATCATGTGTAAAGGAGGTTTTGGGTAGTACTGCAGTTAATAACTCTAAAGACATGAGCATGGTTAAAAAATCAACAAGTTTTCCAATATTTTGGTAATTTCCGCGTGTACCGaaatatttgtaactcaaaattCTGGGTCATATTCACTAACTTCAAACAAAATTAAAATTTGGTCAACATCCATAAAAATTGAGAAAATTTCGATGGATCGAATTCTGAAATAATTTTCCGACACTTCGGTGAAGACCGAATTTGTTCTGTTGCCGAAATATTAAACATTGGACCTGAGAGAGAAACTCAGAAAGTCCCATACTTGTCGACGTGACGGCAACATGTACAAAAATTATTCAGTGAGCAAAAAATAACTAGTCGCACACGCCGGGCGGTGCAGGTCCATGACACCCAAACTCGGCTGGCAATGTCAAGTACTGTAGTCGGTTAGACGAGCAGTATCTTCAGCCGCTTGGCCGACCTGGTGAAGTCCCTGCAAGAGATCGATCGATTCGATAATGTTGTTAGTGGCGACGCCAACGACTTTGTGTTGCTCAACCGGATTCGATGCATAGACGGGGAAAAGAAACCACGACTTACTGCCACGGCGCGTCTCCAACTAGCATCCAGTCCCCATCCGCGTCCTCATAGGTGACCGCGTATGGGGCGCGACCACGGCGGCAGCCATGCCGGTCCGGCTCCTCCCGTACATCAGAATCACCTTGGTGAGAAGTGGAGGAGGGGAACATgaggcggagcgtgtggtggagCTCGTCGTAGGAGGCGTGGCGGGACAGGTCCACCTTCCTCCCGATGGCCACCCCTTCCATCTTCGCCTTCACGTGGCCGTTGCTGCGCGGGCGGTGCGCGCTCTTCACCGGCGGCCACCCCATCAGCCTCTTCTTCCTGCGCGACTTGCAGGCAACCCTGCGGTCAGTTCCACGAAAGCGAAGAGCACGTACACCATCGATGAAGAACTCACTTGTTGCTCATTTCCCAGCCGCGGGCGTCGCCGCTGCCGTGGtcaccgtcgtcgtcgtcgtcacgCAGGAAGAGTG is a window encoding:
- the LOC125529802 gene encoding auxin-responsive protein IAA20-like, yielding MELELELGLAPPDHAGSCGKRGTKEAFGINKATLPLFLRDDDDDGDHGSGDARGWEMSNKKKRLMGWPPVKSAHRPRSNGHVKAKMEGVAIGRKVDLSRHASYDELHHTLRLMFPSSTSHQGDSDVREEPDRHGCRRGRAPYAVTYEDADGDWMLVGDAPWQDFTRSAKRLKILLV